In Hamadaea flava, a genomic segment contains:
- a CDS encoding lysophospholipid acyltransferase family protein: protein MADPLAGVLTTGFDRLVRGGLRGVWLRGRLPAGPFVWAANHHSWWDPFVASALLRDARRTACLVMLQDNIQRYACTRRLGVFGSSEVRTGLRYLAEGRVLVVYPEGELRPPGPPGPLADGAAWYAHRAGVPLAAVAVRVVLRGQQFPEAYVSIRSLRSTVPTAASGVASRASGAAAAAADVGVLTGVLARTLRDELSTMDLELAMAEPRTGPTGFRLVLPGRRSWDERIDALTRRLPWRS from the coding sequence GTGGCTGACCCGCTCGCCGGCGTCCTGACGACGGGCTTCGACCGGCTGGTCCGCGGCGGCCTGCGCGGCGTCTGGCTGCGCGGCCGCCTGCCCGCCGGACCGTTCGTCTGGGCCGCGAACCACCACAGCTGGTGGGACCCGTTCGTGGCCTCCGCGCTGCTGCGGGACGCCCGGCGAACCGCCTGCCTCGTGATGCTCCAGGACAACATCCAGCGGTACGCCTGCACGCGGCGACTGGGCGTCTTCGGATCGAGTGAGGTACGCACGGGACTGCGGTACCTCGCCGAAGGCCGGGTGTTGGTGGTCTACCCCGAGGGTGAACTGCGTCCGCCCGGACCGCCCGGCCCGCTCGCCGACGGAGCAGCCTGGTACGCCCACCGCGCCGGAGTGCCCCTGGCCGCCGTCGCGGTCCGGGTGGTGCTGCGCGGCCAGCAGTTCCCGGAGGCGTACGTGTCGATCCGCTCGCTTCGATCGACGGTCCCCACGGCGGCTTCCGGCGTGGCTTCCCGGGCTTCCGGCGCGGCTGCCGCGGCCGCTGACGTGGGTGTACTGACTGGCGTGCTCGCTCGGACGCTCCGGGATGAGCTGTCTACAATGGACCTTGAGCTGGCGATGGCCGAGCCGCGGACCGGGCCGACGGGATTCCGTCTTGTCCTGCCCGGCCGGCGCAGCTGGGACGAGCGCATCGACGCGCTGACGAGGCGGCTGCCATGGCGGTCCTGA
- a CDS encoding lycopene cyclase domain-containing protein, translating to MAAEYTIAAIAAPAAVVALELLIFRTGLFRQARYWITLAIALAFQLPVDGWLTRAGRPIVRYSAAATSGLRFPWHIPVEDFGFGFALVTLTLLLWRRQAVQAEHDRG from the coding sequence GTGGCCGCTGAGTACACCATCGCCGCGATCGCCGCGCCGGCCGCCGTCGTCGCGCTCGAACTGCTGATCTTCCGGACCGGCCTGTTCCGGCAGGCGCGCTATTGGATCACGCTCGCGATCGCCCTGGCCTTCCAGCTCCCGGTCGACGGCTGGCTCACCCGCGCCGGACGGCCGATCGTGCGGTACAGCGCCGCCGCGACCTCTGGGCTGCGCTTCCCGTGGCACATCCCGGTCGAGGACTTCGGGTTCGGGTTCGCGCTGGTCACGCTGACCTTGCTGCTGTGGCGACGGCAGGCGGTCCAAGCGGAGCACGACCGTGGCTGA
- a CDS encoding lycopene cyclase domain-containing protein → MDRWQYAAVLAACVVITLPLEVILGARVYRRPARLALTLVPVVLVFAVWDLLAARRGHWWWSPDQVVGVHLAGLPIEELLFFLVVPICAVLTYEVLGSGRETPRGR, encoded by the coding sequence ATGGACCGCTGGCAGTACGCCGCTGTCCTCGCCGCCTGCGTGGTGATCACACTCCCGCTGGAGGTGATCCTGGGCGCGCGGGTCTATCGGCGGCCCGCCCGGCTGGCGCTCACCCTCGTCCCAGTCGTCCTCGTGTTCGCCGTCTGGGATCTGCTGGCGGCGCGACGCGGCCACTGGTGGTGGAGCCCGGATCAGGTCGTCGGGGTACACCTTGCCGGCCTGCCGATCGAGGAGTTGCTCTTCTTCCTGGTCGTGCCGATCTGCGCCGTGCTGACCTACGAGGTCCTCGGCTCCGGGCGGGAGACCCCGCGTGGCCGCTGA
- a CDS encoding phytoene/squalene synthase family protein, with the protein MDERLAAAYEECRKLHRRHGRTYYLATRLLPAELRPHVHALYGFTRYADEIVDSTPDLTVAQRASRLRAWSASFALGLSGAPVDDPILPAVLHTIAVQDLDRTDFTAFLRSMEMDLDVASYATYADLLEYMEGSAAVIGTMMLPILGPADPAAAREPARQLGLAFQLTNFLRDVGEDLDRGRIYLPKDDLDRFGVTEADLDHARETGRSGDRIRALIRFEAGRARRHYALAAPGVPMLAPAAQACIRTAFHLYSGILGEIERQAYDVFARRAVVPRRTRVMVTARSLLTPTGRGVALAPHSIALGA; encoded by the coding sequence GTGGACGAGCGCCTGGCCGCCGCGTACGAGGAGTGCCGAAAGCTCCATCGCCGCCACGGCCGGACCTACTACCTCGCGACCCGGCTGCTGCCGGCCGAGCTGCGCCCGCACGTGCACGCGCTCTACGGCTTCACGCGCTACGCCGACGAGATCGTCGACTCGACGCCCGACCTGACCGTCGCGCAGCGGGCGTCGCGACTGCGGGCCTGGAGCGCCTCGTTCGCCCTCGGCCTGTCCGGCGCGCCGGTCGACGATCCGATCCTGCCCGCCGTCCTGCATACGATCGCCGTCCAGGACCTCGACCGCACGGACTTCACGGCGTTCCTGCGCAGCATGGAGATGGATCTCGACGTGGCGTCCTACGCCACCTACGCCGACCTGCTGGAGTACATGGAGGGGTCGGCCGCCGTGATCGGCACGATGATGCTGCCGATCCTCGGACCGGCCGACCCGGCGGCGGCCCGGGAACCTGCCCGTCAGCTGGGCCTGGCCTTCCAGCTCACCAACTTCCTGCGGGACGTCGGCGAAGATCTCGATCGCGGCCGGATCTACCTGCCGAAGGACGACCTCGACCGGTTCGGCGTCACCGAGGCCGACCTCGACCACGCCCGCGAGACCGGCCGCAGCGGCGACCGCATCCGCGCGCTCATCCGGTTCGAGGCCGGCCGCGCCCGGCGCCACTACGCTCTCGCCGCGCCCGGCGTACCGATGCTCGCGCCGGCCGCCCAGGCCTGCATCCGCACGGCGTTCCACCTCTACTCCGGCATCCTCGGCGAGATCGAACGCCAGGCGTACGACGTGTTCGCCCGGCGGGCGGTGGTACCCCGGCGTACGCGGGTAATGGTCACCGCACGGAGTCTGCTGACGCCGACCGGCCGGGGCGTCGCCCTGGCGCCCCACTCGATCGCCCTGGGGGCCTGA
- a CDS encoding polyprenyl synthetase family protein, whose product MAEETLTLTVARPAGPTWLATLAEAVDERLAAFIAAESAALVALDPRLDLLASTARDAVLGGGKRLRPVFAYWGWRACGGQEPTERVLPALSALELLHAFALVHDDVMDRSATRRGRPTAHRALAAAHERSGLTGASERFGDSTAVLVGDLCLVWADRLMAQALVPATALAAARQAYDLMRVEAIAGQFLDVLGEHSPEWTVDRALRVARLKTAGYTVVRPLHFGGGLAGRLDSSAAAAFSRYGVAVGEAFQLRDDLLGVFGEPARTGKPAGDDLAQGKPTVLIQLARTAASGPGRTEIDALLGRCRGEAPPDPDQLRRLTELIESTGAPERVREMITERVTTGVEALSTAPITDEARSALTSLAYAAAWRSA is encoded by the coding sequence GTGGCCGAAGAGACTCTCACGCTGACCGTCGCCCGACCGGCCGGTCCGACCTGGCTCGCGACGCTCGCCGAAGCCGTCGACGAGCGGCTCGCCGCCTTCATCGCGGCCGAGTCGGCGGCGCTCGTCGCGCTGGATCCGCGGCTCGACCTGCTGGCCTCGACGGCCCGCGACGCGGTGCTGGGCGGCGGCAAACGACTGCGGCCCGTGTTCGCGTACTGGGGGTGGCGGGCCTGCGGCGGACAGGAGCCCACCGAGCGGGTGCTCCCGGCGCTGTCCGCGCTCGAGCTGCTGCACGCGTTCGCTCTCGTGCACGACGACGTCATGGATCGGTCGGCGACCCGGCGCGGCCGGCCGACCGCCCATCGCGCGCTGGCCGCCGCTCACGAGCGGTCCGGGCTGACCGGGGCGTCGGAGCGGTTCGGCGACTCGACCGCGGTGCTCGTCGGCGACCTCTGTCTCGTCTGGGCCGACCGGTTGATGGCGCAGGCGCTGGTCCCCGCGACCGCGCTGGCCGCCGCACGGCAGGCGTACGACCTGATGCGGGTCGAGGCGATCGCCGGGCAGTTCCTGGACGTCCTCGGCGAGCACTCTCCGGAGTGGACGGTGGACCGGGCGTTGCGGGTCGCCCGGCTCAAGACCGCCGGCTACACCGTCGTCCGTCCGTTGCACTTCGGCGGGGGACTGGCCGGGCGGCTCGACTCGTCGGCGGCGGCCGCCTTCAGCCGGTACGGTGTGGCCGTCGGCGAGGCGTTCCAACTGCGCGACGATCTGCTCGGAGTTTTCGGGGAACCGGCGCGGACCGGCAAACCCGCCGGGGACGACCTGGCCCAGGGCAAGCCCACGGTGCTGATCCAGCTCGCCCGCACGGCCGCGAGCGGACCGGGCCGGACCGAGATCGACGCCCTGCTCGGCCGCTGCCGAGGCGAAGCTCCGCCGGACCCCGATCAGCTCCGGCGACTGACGGAACTGATCGAGTCCACCGGGGCGCCCGAGCGCGTCCGCGAGATGATCACCGAGCGGGTGACGACGGGCGTCGAGGCGCTGTCCACGGCCCCGATCACCGACGAGGCCCGGTCCGCGCTCACCTCGCTGGCGTACGCGGCCGCCTGGCGGTCGGCATGA
- the crtI gene encoding phytoene desaturase family protein, translated as MSAPRITGPTDRVVVIGAGLGGLAAALHLAGAGRQVTVLEKANQPGGRAGRRSAAGFDFDTGPTVLTMPDLIAEPLAAVGENLADWLSLTPLDPAYRAWFADGSRLDVTAEPDRMAAEISRVCGPREADGYRRFAAYAQRLWELERADFIDRNFDRPRDLVTLNLLRLLGQGAFGGLQRRVDRFFRDERTRRVFSFQAMYAGLAPQDARALYAVIAYLDTIAGVYYPAGGMHAVPIALAGAADKHGVEFHYETEATEVEVRAGRAVAVHTADGRRFPADAVVLNPDTEAAYRLLPGPGPRRVQRYSPSCVVLHIGSTRAYAHTAHHNIHFGHAWRRTFAEVIRRGELMSDPSLLVTNPSRTDPTVAPAARQAYYVLAPVPNLTAGPLDWRGGLAERYADELVNVLETRGYAGLGDSIVTRQVVTPADWAADGMAAGTPFAAAHTLAQTGPFRSPNRHPSLANVVFAGSGTTPGVGVPMVLISGKLAAQRITGPRAQSG; from the coding sequence ATGAGCGCCCCGCGGATCACTGGTCCGACCGATCGCGTGGTCGTCATCGGAGCCGGGCTCGGCGGCCTGGCCGCTGCGCTGCATCTCGCCGGAGCCGGTCGCCAGGTGACCGTGCTGGAGAAGGCGAACCAGCCCGGCGGCCGGGCGGGGCGGCGGTCGGCGGCGGGGTTCGACTTCGACACCGGGCCGACCGTGCTCACCATGCCCGACCTGATCGCCGAGCCCCTGGCGGCGGTCGGTGAGAACCTTGCGGACTGGCTCTCCCTGACGCCGCTCGATCCGGCGTACCGGGCGTGGTTCGCCGACGGCTCCCGGCTCGACGTGACGGCCGAGCCCGATCGCATGGCGGCCGAGATCTCCCGGGTCTGCGGGCCGCGGGAGGCCGACGGCTACCGCCGCTTCGCCGCGTACGCCCAGCGCCTGTGGGAGCTGGAACGGGCCGACTTCATCGACCGGAACTTCGACCGGCCGCGCGACCTGGTGACGCTCAACCTGTTGCGGCTGCTCGGACAGGGCGCGTTCGGCGGGCTGCAGCGCCGGGTCGACCGGTTCTTCCGCGACGAGCGCACCCGGCGCGTCTTCTCGTTCCAGGCGATGTACGCCGGGCTCGCCCCGCAGGACGCCCGGGCGCTGTACGCCGTCATCGCGTACCTGGACACCATCGCGGGCGTGTACTACCCGGCCGGCGGGATGCACGCGGTGCCGATCGCGCTCGCGGGCGCGGCCGACAAGCACGGGGTCGAGTTCCACTACGAGACCGAGGCGACGGAAGTGGAGGTCCGGGCGGGCCGGGCGGTCGCCGTGCACACCGCCGACGGGCGGCGCTTCCCCGCCGACGCGGTCGTCCTCAACCCGGACACCGAGGCGGCGTACCGGTTGCTGCCCGGGCCGGGTCCGCGGCGGGTTCAGCGGTACTCGCCGTCGTGCGTCGTGCTGCACATCGGCTCCACCCGGGCGTACGCGCACACGGCGCATCACAACATCCACTTCGGGCACGCCTGGCGGCGTACCTTCGCCGAGGTGATCCGGCGCGGCGAGCTGATGAGCGACCCGTCGCTGCTGGTCACGAACCCGAGCCGGACCGATCCGACCGTGGCGCCCGCCGCTCGGCAGGCGTACTACGTGCTCGCCCCGGTGCCCAACCTGACCGCCGGCCCGCTGGACTGGCGGGGCGGCCTGGCCGAGCGCTACGCCGACGAGCTGGTGAACGTGCTCGAAACCCGGGGGTACGCCGGACTCGGCGACTCGATCGTCACCCGGCAGGTCGTCACGCCGGCGGACTGGGCGGCTGACGGAATGGCTGCGGGAACGCCGTTCGCCGCCGCGCACACGCTGGCGCAGACCGGCCCCTTCCGGTCGCCGAATCGGCATCCGAGCCTGGCGAACGTGGTGTTCGCCGGGTCGGGGACGACGCCCGGGGTCGGCGTACCGATGGTGCTGATCTCCGGCAAGCTCGCCGCCCAGCGGATCACCGGTCCCCGGGCTCAGTCCGGATGA
- a CDS encoding cryptochrome/photolyase family protein — MRTAVVLFTRDLRVADNPALHAACEIADRVVPLFVADPSVPSSPYRQRFLAESLADLRESLRHLGGELVIREGDPVTEAVKLARETGAFGIGLAADVSGFAAARERRLRRACDDERLALKLFDSVTVVPPGALRPSSGGDHYRVFTPYWRAWQGFRHRPELPVPRKVCMPGGIAPGRLPAGGAATGLLPGGETEGRARLSAWRKTSAEYAEIHDDLAADRTSRMSPYLHFGCVSPIEVARQIGDVEAYVRQVCWRDFYHQVLAYFPDLPHKAYRRNADEKWADDQRALDAWREGRTGVPIVDAGMRQLAGEGWMHNRARLITASFLTKHLGLDWRAGAAWYASLLLDADVANNNGNWQWVAGTGNDTKPYRRFNPVRQAERFDPTGDYVRRWVPELAGLPGKAVHQPWLLPEPERRVLRYADTLAPDPGRT; from the coding sequence ATGCGTACCGCTGTCGTGTTGTTCACCCGCGATCTGCGGGTCGCCGACAATCCCGCGCTGCACGCCGCGTGCGAGATCGCCGACCGGGTCGTGCCCCTGTTCGTGGCCGATCCGAGCGTGCCCAGCTCGCCCTATCGGCAGCGGTTCCTCGCCGAGAGCCTGGCCGACCTCCGGGAATCGTTGCGCCACCTGGGCGGCGAGCTGGTGATCCGGGAGGGTGATCCGGTCACCGAGGCCGTCAAGCTCGCCCGGGAGACGGGTGCGTTCGGCATCGGGCTCGCGGCCGACGTCAGTGGCTTCGCCGCCGCCCGCGAACGCCGGTTGCGCCGGGCCTGCGACGACGAACGGCTGGCGCTGAAGCTTTTCGACTCCGTCACCGTCGTCCCGCCCGGCGCCCTGCGTCCCTCCAGCGGCGGCGATCACTATCGCGTCTTCACGCCGTACTGGCGTGCGTGGCAAGGATTCCGGCACCGGCCGGAGCTGCCCGTCCCTCGAAAGGTATGCATGCCCGGCGGTATCGCGCCCGGACGGCTGCCCGCGGGCGGCGCGGCGACCGGGCTGCTCCCCGGCGGCGAGACCGAAGGCCGTGCCCGGCTGTCGGCCTGGCGCAAGACCAGCGCCGAGTACGCCGAGATCCACGACGACCTGGCCGCCGACCGGACCAGCCGGATGAGCCCTTATCTGCACTTCGGCTGCGTGTCCCCGATCGAGGTGGCGCGCCAGATCGGCGACGTCGAGGCGTACGTGCGACAGGTGTGCTGGCGCGACTTCTATCACCAGGTACTGGCCTACTTTCCCGACCTGCCCCACAAGGCGTATCGCCGGAATGCGGACGAGAAGTGGGCCGACGACCAGCGCGCGCTGGACGCGTGGCGCGAGGGGCGCACCGGCGTGCCGATCGTGGACGCGGGCATGCGGCAGCTCGCGGGCGAGGGGTGGATGCACAATCGCGCGCGACTGATCACGGCGTCGTTCCTGACCAAGCACCTGGGTCTGGACTGGCGCGCGGGCGCCGCCTGGTACGCGAGCCTGTTGCTGGACGCCGACGTGGCCAACAACAACGGGAACTGGCAGTGGGTCGCCGGGACCGGCAACGACACCAAGCCCTATCGGCGGTTCAACCCCGTGCGGCAGGCCGAGCGGTTCGACCCGACCGGCGACTACGTCCGGCGCTGGGTGCCCGAGCTGGCCGGCCTGCCCGGCAAGGCGGTGCATCAGCCGTGGCTGCTGCCGGAGCCCGAGCGGCGGGTGCTGCGCTACGCGGACACGCTCGCACCCGATCCGGGGCGGACGTGA